From one Mya arenaria isolate MELC-2E11 chromosome 4, ASM2691426v1 genomic stretch:
- the LOC128231388 gene encoding cytospin-A-like isoform X3: MSAAKRDGSASRSKPPAPSKSTNSSQSGTPVKMKESKSDNSVPSAAKKQALTGKPINSPMKSYLSKSHETLTSHQKQKALEKRPNSSLGLPDTKKRNVSNKENVHVRDRDGFVKPKSIKPSMTSTPIRKATSSQHIDKSGASSSNKTPTKNSASMKRAHSTQNVTKDKSVKNRKSATPDVMAYNAELLANFEKEKKCLEAKISEQIQVAESRKMDIEKYKYEIKQLKEQIPSHDLQEELDILRAQNAMFKDQLMKLGIPVESQITDSEKLSLIKRGQKEVDTNLMNSLSYDSLSTDGQPVSMVQGILLGQGMKRSASITMSEPGMSFTEYHGTNDSNSILGSLHGKWDSRSKSSDALSDISVANLTERILHMEENHYSTTEELQATLQELGDLQDSVNELTEENERLADERTVLLESLCTQTAKLEHCRTQIEQLKCLLISGDLPNKSDRDEHLLELLKGAQDEREEFLRKLRAAQSESKHYLCFMEAEKDKNQMLEDKLTDLRSEKANFEKQVMELKESLANEQIEVTHFKTLLENEKTKVQELEALSKANDQSDLEEHLHSTRQEKDKLEERLADVQDALAHSQNEVMKVKDQLLTKEEEVRVYRNNAKSQINDMEYRLEMEKKDRYDFQQELEHLREHIDQLEQDSDKYFEERKDYTAKIQELQGEVSVMRQLKEVAEEDLQDAKIKHEQEVDEWKQFQKDLQVAVVIANEFRSETQTDVEKMKSDNDSLKEKCKSLEKDVEKLKGEIDGYKIQERAGAVQKTQIMTPAEIKGKVMSTVDKELNFLRDGSRKTVSDKNQALSVKNLIRSIEEQVKSGRSSIHSSSCSSRRNSDPESSLVGIHDLHEIMKSPSSPVGEPGLLSPDGGTPLRCVLRHPGDRPSPLQRHSMGGVPYDPPNSPGESPKSAPPISRNDTPTSLTSILSTRTPSRRSSGVSVDDRKEGPKQDPLSRLAKAFKGSRRNALLKWCQQKTITYSNVDITNFSSSWNDGLAFCALIHTYLPDKIPYGELNSDDKRRNFTLSFNAADSVGIPSTLNINDMVAMERPDWQAVFNYITAIYKHFEVDNKPAA, translated from the exons ATGAGTGCAGCCAAGCGGGACGGCTCGGCATCCCGATCTAAACCGCCAGCTCCGAGCAAATCGACAAACTCCAGTCAATCGGGAACTCCAGTCAAGATGAAGGAATCCAAGTCTGATAACTCTGTCCCTTCTGCTGCCAAAAAGCAGGCTCTTACTGGAAAGCCAATTAACTCCCCTATGAAGTCTTATTTGAGTAAAAGTCACGAAACCTTAACTAGTCATCAAAAACAGAAAGCATTAGAAAAACGGCCAAATTCTAGTCTTGGGCTCCCCGATACCAAAAAACGGAATGTTAGTAATAAAGAAAATGTGCATGTTCGTGACAGAGACGGATTTGTTAAACCAAAGTCTATAAAGCCGTCAATGACTAGTACACCCATTCGGAAAGCAACTAGTTCCCAACATATTGACAAATCGGGAGCATCGTCCTCTAATAAAACGCCTACCAAAAATTCAGCAAGTATGAAGCGAGCTCACAGTACGCAAAATGTTACTAAAGACAAGAGTGTGAAAAACAGGAAATCTGCCACACCAGATGTGATGGCATACAATGCTGAACTTCTTGCTAATTTTGAAAAGGAAAAGAAGTGCCTTGAAGCAAAGATATCTGAGCAAATCCAAGTGGCAGAAAGCAGGAAGATGGATATAGAGAAATACAAATATGAGATTAAACAGTTGAAAGAACAGATTCCTAGTCATGACTTGCAAGAGGAGTTGGACATTCTTCGAGCTCAGAACGCGATGTTTAAGGACCAATTAATGAAGTTGGGAATTCCAGTGGAATCACAAATCACAGACTCAGAGAAACTTAGCCTTATCAAGCGCGGACAGAAGGAAGTGGACACAAATTTGATGAACAGCTTGAGCTACGACAGTCTCTCCACGGACGGGCAACCTGTGTCTATGGTACAGGGTATCCTTTTGGGACAAG gCATGAAAAGGTCCGCCTCAATCACAATGTCCGAGCCAGGTATGTCCTTCACCGAATATCATGGAACCAACGATAGCAACTCAATACTTGGTTCCCTGCACGGGAAATGGGACAGCCGAAGCAAGAGTAGCGACGCTCTGAGTGACATCTCGGTGGCTAACCTTACTGAGAGAATTCTCCACATGGAGGAAAACCATTACAGTACGACTGAAGAGCTTCAGGCTACGCTACAGGAGTTAGGCGATCTGCAAGATTCCGTTAATGAGCTCACCGAAGAGAATGAGAGACTAGCTGATGAGAGAACAGTCTTGTTGGAATCCCTGTGTACTCAGACAGCTAAATTGGAACATTGTAGGACCCAGATTGAGCAGTTGAAGTGTTTGTTGATTAGTGGTGATCTTCCTAATAAGTCTGACAGAGATGAACACTTGCTGGAATTGTTAAAAGGTGCTCAGGATGAGAGGGAGGAGTTCTTGAGGAAGTTAAGAGCTGCACAGAGTGAATCCAAGCACTATCTGTGTTTTATGGAAGCggaaaaagataaaaatcaaatgcTGGAAGATAAGTTGACAGACTTGAGGTCTGAAAAAGCTAATTTTGAGAAGCAGGTGATGGAGCTTAAAGAATCTCTTGCTAATGAACAGATTGaggttacacattttaaaaccttgTTAGAAAATGAGAAAACCAAAGTGCAGGAGTTGGAAGCATTAAGTAAGGCAAATGATCAGAGTGATCTAGAAGAGCATTTGCATAGTACTAGACAAGAGAAGGATAAGCTGGAAGAAAGGTTAGCTGATGTTCAAGATGCGCTTGCTCATAGTCAGAATGAAGTGATGAAGGTAAAAGACCAGTTATTGACTAAAGAGGAAGAAGTGAGAGTCTATAGAAACAACGCAAAGTCCCAGATAAATGATATGGAATACAGACTTGAAATGGAAAAGAAAGATAGGTATGACTTTCAACAGGAGTTGGAACATTTAAGAGAACACATTGACCAGTTGGAACAGGATAGTGATAAATACTTTGAGGAACGGAAAGACTATACGGCAAAGATCCAAGAATTGCAAGGGGAAGTTAGTGTAATGAGACAATTAAAAGAAGTAGCCGAGGAAGACTTGCAAGATGCTAAGATTAAACATGAGCAAGAGGTCGATGAATGGAAACAATTTCAGAAAGACCTACAAGTGGCTGTGGTGATAGCAAATGAGTTCAGGTCTGAAACACAGACTGATGTTGAGAAAATGAAGTCTGACAATGATTCGTTGAAGGAAAAGTGTAAAAGCTTAGAAAAAGATGTTGAAAAGTTAAAAGGTGAAATTGATGGCTATAAGATTCAAGAAAGGGCTGGTGCTGTCCAAAAGACTCAGATAATGACACCAGCTGAGATAAAAGGTAAAGTGATGAGCACAGTGGATAAGGAGTTGAACTTTTTACGAGATGGTAGTAGAAAAACTGTCAGTGATAAGAATCAAGCATTATCTGTGAAAAATCTTATCCGCTCGATTGAAGAGCAAGTGAAAAGTGGTCGCTCATCTATACATTCTAGTTCATGCAGTTCACGTAGAAACTCAGACCCTGAATCGTCTTTAGTAGGTATCCATGATTTACATGAGATTATGAAATCCCCGTCCTCTCCTGTTGGAGAGCCAGGACTTTTGTCTCCAGATGGCGGAACTCCTCTCCGCTGCGTACTCCGACACCCAGGTGACCGCCCATCTCCACTCCAGAGACACTCCATGGGCGGAGTCCCGTATGATCCACCCAACTCACCGGGGGAGTCGCCCAAATCTGCCCCGCCCATTTCTAGAAATGACACTCCCACTTCTTTAACATCTATCCTGTCCACAAGGACACCATCCAGAAGAAGCAGTGGTGTTAG TGTTGATGACCGCAAAGAGGGGCCGAAACAGGACCCACTGTCTCGTCTGGCGAAGGCGTTCAAGGGATCTCGTCGTAACGCACTGCTCAAGTGGTGCCAACAGAAGACAATCACCTACAGT AATGTGGACATCACAAACTTCAGCAGTAGTTGGAACGACGGCCTAGCCTTCTGTGCCTTGATTCACACTTACCTGCCAGATAAAATACCCTACGGGGAACTCAACTCCGATGACAAG
- the LOC128231388 gene encoding cytospin-A-like isoform X1 gives MPFNLKKFLRLRSDADMSAAKRDGSASRSKPPAPSKSTNSSQSGTPVKMKESKSDNSVPSAAKKQALTGKPINSPMKSYLSKSHETLTSHQKQKALEKRPNSSLGLPDTKKRNVSNKENVHVRDRDGFVKPKSIKPSMTSTPIRKATSSQHIDKSGASSSNKTPTKNSASMKRAHSTQNVTKDKSVKNRKSATPDVMAYNAELLANFEKEKKCLEAKISEQIQVAESRKMDIEKYKYEIKQLKEQIPSHDLQEELDILRAQNAMFKDQLMKLGIPVESQITDSEKLSLIKRGQKEVDTNLMNSLSYDSLSTDGQPVSMVQGILLGQGMKRSASITMSEPGMSFTEYHGTNDSNSILGSLHGKWDSRSKSSDALSDISVANLTERILHMEENHYSTTEELQATLQELGDLQDSVNELTEENERLADERTVLLESLCTQTAKLEHCRTQIEQLKCLLISGDLPNKSDRDEHLLELLKGAQDEREEFLRKLRAAQSESKHYLCFMEAEKDKNQMLEDKLTDLRSEKANFEKQVMELKESLANEQIEVTHFKTLLENEKTKVQELEALSKANDQSDLEEHLHSTRQEKDKLEERLADVQDALAHSQNEVMKVKDQLLTKEEEVRVYRNNAKSQINDMEYRLEMEKKDRYDFQQELEHLREHIDQLEQDSDKYFEERKDYTAKIQELQGEVSVMRQLKEVAEEDLQDAKIKHEQEVDEWKQFQKDLQVAVVIANEFRSETQTDVEKMKSDNDSLKEKCKSLEKDVEKLKGEIDGYKIQERAGAVQKTQIMTPAEIKGKVMSTVDKELNFLRDGSRKTVSDKNQALSVKNLIRSIEEQVKSGRSSIHSSSCSSRRNSDPESSLVGIHDLHEIMKSPSSPVGEPGLLSPDGGTPLRCVLRHPGDRPSPLQRHSMGGVPYDPPNSPGESPKSAPPISRNDTPTSLTSILSTRTPSRRSSGVSVDDRKEGPKQDPLSRLAKAFKGSRRNALLKWCQQKTITYSNVDITNFSSSWNDGLAFCALIHTYLPDKIPYGELNSDDKRRNFTLSFNAADSVGIPSTLNINDMVAMERPDWQAVFNYITAIYKHFEVDNKPAA, from the exons ATGCCGTTCAACttgaaaaag TTTTTACGGCTACGTTCCGATGCAGACATGAGTGCAGCCAAGCGGGACGGCTCGGCATCCCGATCTAAACCGCCAGCTCCGAGCAAATCGACAAACTCCAGTCAATCGGGAACTCCAGTCAAGATGAAGGAATCCAAGTCTGATAACTCTGTCCCTTCTGCTGCCAAAAAGCAGGCTCTTACTGGAAAGCCAATTAACTCCCCTATGAAGTCTTATTTGAGTAAAAGTCACGAAACCTTAACTAGTCATCAAAAACAGAAAGCATTAGAAAAACGGCCAAATTCTAGTCTTGGGCTCCCCGATACCAAAAAACGGAATGTTAGTAATAAAGAAAATGTGCATGTTCGTGACAGAGACGGATTTGTTAAACCAAAGTCTATAAAGCCGTCAATGACTAGTACACCCATTCGGAAAGCAACTAGTTCCCAACATATTGACAAATCGGGAGCATCGTCCTCTAATAAAACGCCTACCAAAAATTCAGCAAGTATGAAGCGAGCTCACAGTACGCAAAATGTTACTAAAGACAAGAGTGTGAAAAACAGGAAATCTGCCACACCAGATGTGATGGCATACAATGCTGAACTTCTTGCTAATTTTGAAAAGGAAAAGAAGTGCCTTGAAGCAAAGATATCTGAGCAAATCCAAGTGGCAGAAAGCAGGAAGATGGATATAGAGAAATACAAATATGAGATTAAACAGTTGAAAGAACAGATTCCTAGTCATGACTTGCAAGAGGAGTTGGACATTCTTCGAGCTCAGAACGCGATGTTTAAGGACCAATTAATGAAGTTGGGAATTCCAGTGGAATCACAAATCACAGACTCAGAGAAACTTAGCCTTATCAAGCGCGGACAGAAGGAAGTGGACACAAATTTGATGAACAGCTTGAGCTACGACAGTCTCTCCACGGACGGGCAACCTGTGTCTATGGTACAGGGTATCCTTTTGGGACAAG gCATGAAAAGGTCCGCCTCAATCACAATGTCCGAGCCAGGTATGTCCTTCACCGAATATCATGGAACCAACGATAGCAACTCAATACTTGGTTCCCTGCACGGGAAATGGGACAGCCGAAGCAAGAGTAGCGACGCTCTGAGTGACATCTCGGTGGCTAACCTTACTGAGAGAATTCTCCACATGGAGGAAAACCATTACAGTACGACTGAAGAGCTTCAGGCTACGCTACAGGAGTTAGGCGATCTGCAAGATTCCGTTAATGAGCTCACCGAAGAGAATGAGAGACTAGCTGATGAGAGAACAGTCTTGTTGGAATCCCTGTGTACTCAGACAGCTAAATTGGAACATTGTAGGACCCAGATTGAGCAGTTGAAGTGTTTGTTGATTAGTGGTGATCTTCCTAATAAGTCTGACAGAGATGAACACTTGCTGGAATTGTTAAAAGGTGCTCAGGATGAGAGGGAGGAGTTCTTGAGGAAGTTAAGAGCTGCACAGAGTGAATCCAAGCACTATCTGTGTTTTATGGAAGCggaaaaagataaaaatcaaatgcTGGAAGATAAGTTGACAGACTTGAGGTCTGAAAAAGCTAATTTTGAGAAGCAGGTGATGGAGCTTAAAGAATCTCTTGCTAATGAACAGATTGaggttacacattttaaaaccttgTTAGAAAATGAGAAAACCAAAGTGCAGGAGTTGGAAGCATTAAGTAAGGCAAATGATCAGAGTGATCTAGAAGAGCATTTGCATAGTACTAGACAAGAGAAGGATAAGCTGGAAGAAAGGTTAGCTGATGTTCAAGATGCGCTTGCTCATAGTCAGAATGAAGTGATGAAGGTAAAAGACCAGTTATTGACTAAAGAGGAAGAAGTGAGAGTCTATAGAAACAACGCAAAGTCCCAGATAAATGATATGGAATACAGACTTGAAATGGAAAAGAAAGATAGGTATGACTTTCAACAGGAGTTGGAACATTTAAGAGAACACATTGACCAGTTGGAACAGGATAGTGATAAATACTTTGAGGAACGGAAAGACTATACGGCAAAGATCCAAGAATTGCAAGGGGAAGTTAGTGTAATGAGACAATTAAAAGAAGTAGCCGAGGAAGACTTGCAAGATGCTAAGATTAAACATGAGCAAGAGGTCGATGAATGGAAACAATTTCAGAAAGACCTACAAGTGGCTGTGGTGATAGCAAATGAGTTCAGGTCTGAAACACAGACTGATGTTGAGAAAATGAAGTCTGACAATGATTCGTTGAAGGAAAAGTGTAAAAGCTTAGAAAAAGATGTTGAAAAGTTAAAAGGTGAAATTGATGGCTATAAGATTCAAGAAAGGGCTGGTGCTGTCCAAAAGACTCAGATAATGACACCAGCTGAGATAAAAGGTAAAGTGATGAGCACAGTGGATAAGGAGTTGAACTTTTTACGAGATGGTAGTAGAAAAACTGTCAGTGATAAGAATCAAGCATTATCTGTGAAAAATCTTATCCGCTCGATTGAAGAGCAAGTGAAAAGTGGTCGCTCATCTATACATTCTAGTTCATGCAGTTCACGTAGAAACTCAGACCCTGAATCGTCTTTAGTAGGTATCCATGATTTACATGAGATTATGAAATCCCCGTCCTCTCCTGTTGGAGAGCCAGGACTTTTGTCTCCAGATGGCGGAACTCCTCTCCGCTGCGTACTCCGACACCCAGGTGACCGCCCATCTCCACTCCAGAGACACTCCATGGGCGGAGTCCCGTATGATCCACCCAACTCACCGGGGGAGTCGCCCAAATCTGCCCCGCCCATTTCTAGAAATGACACTCCCACTTCTTTAACATCTATCCTGTCCACAAGGACACCATCCAGAAGAAGCAGTGGTGTTAG TGTTGATGACCGCAAAGAGGGGCCGAAACAGGACCCACTGTCTCGTCTGGCGAAGGCGTTCAAGGGATCTCGTCGTAACGCACTGCTCAAGTGGTGCCAACAGAAGACAATCACCTACAGT AATGTGGACATCACAAACTTCAGCAGTAGTTGGAACGACGGCCTAGCCTTCTGTGCCTTGATTCACACTTACCTGCCAGATAAAATACCCTACGGGGAACTCAACTCCGATGACAAG
- the LOC128231388 gene encoding cytospin-A-like isoform X2, which yields MFCAQFLRLRSDADMSAAKRDGSASRSKPPAPSKSTNSSQSGTPVKMKESKSDNSVPSAAKKQALTGKPINSPMKSYLSKSHETLTSHQKQKALEKRPNSSLGLPDTKKRNVSNKENVHVRDRDGFVKPKSIKPSMTSTPIRKATSSQHIDKSGASSSNKTPTKNSASMKRAHSTQNVTKDKSVKNRKSATPDVMAYNAELLANFEKEKKCLEAKISEQIQVAESRKMDIEKYKYEIKQLKEQIPSHDLQEELDILRAQNAMFKDQLMKLGIPVESQITDSEKLSLIKRGQKEVDTNLMNSLSYDSLSTDGQPVSMVQGILLGQGMKRSASITMSEPGMSFTEYHGTNDSNSILGSLHGKWDSRSKSSDALSDISVANLTERILHMEENHYSTTEELQATLQELGDLQDSVNELTEENERLADERTVLLESLCTQTAKLEHCRTQIEQLKCLLISGDLPNKSDRDEHLLELLKGAQDEREEFLRKLRAAQSESKHYLCFMEAEKDKNQMLEDKLTDLRSEKANFEKQVMELKESLANEQIEVTHFKTLLENEKTKVQELEALSKANDQSDLEEHLHSTRQEKDKLEERLADVQDALAHSQNEVMKVKDQLLTKEEEVRVYRNNAKSQINDMEYRLEMEKKDRYDFQQELEHLREHIDQLEQDSDKYFEERKDYTAKIQELQGEVSVMRQLKEVAEEDLQDAKIKHEQEVDEWKQFQKDLQVAVVIANEFRSETQTDVEKMKSDNDSLKEKCKSLEKDVEKLKGEIDGYKIQERAGAVQKTQIMTPAEIKGKVMSTVDKELNFLRDGSRKTVSDKNQALSVKNLIRSIEEQVKSGRSSIHSSSCSSRRNSDPESSLVGIHDLHEIMKSPSSPVGEPGLLSPDGGTPLRCVLRHPGDRPSPLQRHSMGGVPYDPPNSPGESPKSAPPISRNDTPTSLTSILSTRTPSRRSSGVSVDDRKEGPKQDPLSRLAKAFKGSRRNALLKWCQQKTITYSNVDITNFSSSWNDGLAFCALIHTYLPDKIPYGELNSDDKRRNFTLSFNAADSVGIPSTLNINDMVAMERPDWQAVFNYITAIYKHFEVDNKPAA from the exons ATGTTTTGTGCTCag TTTTTACGGCTACGTTCCGATGCAGACATGAGTGCAGCCAAGCGGGACGGCTCGGCATCCCGATCTAAACCGCCAGCTCCGAGCAAATCGACAAACTCCAGTCAATCGGGAACTCCAGTCAAGATGAAGGAATCCAAGTCTGATAACTCTGTCCCTTCTGCTGCCAAAAAGCAGGCTCTTACTGGAAAGCCAATTAACTCCCCTATGAAGTCTTATTTGAGTAAAAGTCACGAAACCTTAACTAGTCATCAAAAACAGAAAGCATTAGAAAAACGGCCAAATTCTAGTCTTGGGCTCCCCGATACCAAAAAACGGAATGTTAGTAATAAAGAAAATGTGCATGTTCGTGACAGAGACGGATTTGTTAAACCAAAGTCTATAAAGCCGTCAATGACTAGTACACCCATTCGGAAAGCAACTAGTTCCCAACATATTGACAAATCGGGAGCATCGTCCTCTAATAAAACGCCTACCAAAAATTCAGCAAGTATGAAGCGAGCTCACAGTACGCAAAATGTTACTAAAGACAAGAGTGTGAAAAACAGGAAATCTGCCACACCAGATGTGATGGCATACAATGCTGAACTTCTTGCTAATTTTGAAAAGGAAAAGAAGTGCCTTGAAGCAAAGATATCTGAGCAAATCCAAGTGGCAGAAAGCAGGAAGATGGATATAGAGAAATACAAATATGAGATTAAACAGTTGAAAGAACAGATTCCTAGTCATGACTTGCAAGAGGAGTTGGACATTCTTCGAGCTCAGAACGCGATGTTTAAGGACCAATTAATGAAGTTGGGAATTCCAGTGGAATCACAAATCACAGACTCAGAGAAACTTAGCCTTATCAAGCGCGGACAGAAGGAAGTGGACACAAATTTGATGAACAGCTTGAGCTACGACAGTCTCTCCACGGACGGGCAACCTGTGTCTATGGTACAGGGTATCCTTTTGGGACAAG gCATGAAAAGGTCCGCCTCAATCACAATGTCCGAGCCAGGTATGTCCTTCACCGAATATCATGGAACCAACGATAGCAACTCAATACTTGGTTCCCTGCACGGGAAATGGGACAGCCGAAGCAAGAGTAGCGACGCTCTGAGTGACATCTCGGTGGCTAACCTTACTGAGAGAATTCTCCACATGGAGGAAAACCATTACAGTACGACTGAAGAGCTTCAGGCTACGCTACAGGAGTTAGGCGATCTGCAAGATTCCGTTAATGAGCTCACCGAAGAGAATGAGAGACTAGCTGATGAGAGAACAGTCTTGTTGGAATCCCTGTGTACTCAGACAGCTAAATTGGAACATTGTAGGACCCAGATTGAGCAGTTGAAGTGTTTGTTGATTAGTGGTGATCTTCCTAATAAGTCTGACAGAGATGAACACTTGCTGGAATTGTTAAAAGGTGCTCAGGATGAGAGGGAGGAGTTCTTGAGGAAGTTAAGAGCTGCACAGAGTGAATCCAAGCACTATCTGTGTTTTATGGAAGCggaaaaagataaaaatcaaatgcTGGAAGATAAGTTGACAGACTTGAGGTCTGAAAAAGCTAATTTTGAGAAGCAGGTGATGGAGCTTAAAGAATCTCTTGCTAATGAACAGATTGaggttacacattttaaaaccttgTTAGAAAATGAGAAAACCAAAGTGCAGGAGTTGGAAGCATTAAGTAAGGCAAATGATCAGAGTGATCTAGAAGAGCATTTGCATAGTACTAGACAAGAGAAGGATAAGCTGGAAGAAAGGTTAGCTGATGTTCAAGATGCGCTTGCTCATAGTCAGAATGAAGTGATGAAGGTAAAAGACCAGTTATTGACTAAAGAGGAAGAAGTGAGAGTCTATAGAAACAACGCAAAGTCCCAGATAAATGATATGGAATACAGACTTGAAATGGAAAAGAAAGATAGGTATGACTTTCAACAGGAGTTGGAACATTTAAGAGAACACATTGACCAGTTGGAACAGGATAGTGATAAATACTTTGAGGAACGGAAAGACTATACGGCAAAGATCCAAGAATTGCAAGGGGAAGTTAGTGTAATGAGACAATTAAAAGAAGTAGCCGAGGAAGACTTGCAAGATGCTAAGATTAAACATGAGCAAGAGGTCGATGAATGGAAACAATTTCAGAAAGACCTACAAGTGGCTGTGGTGATAGCAAATGAGTTCAGGTCTGAAACACAGACTGATGTTGAGAAAATGAAGTCTGACAATGATTCGTTGAAGGAAAAGTGTAAAAGCTTAGAAAAAGATGTTGAAAAGTTAAAAGGTGAAATTGATGGCTATAAGATTCAAGAAAGGGCTGGTGCTGTCCAAAAGACTCAGATAATGACACCAGCTGAGATAAAAGGTAAAGTGATGAGCACAGTGGATAAGGAGTTGAACTTTTTACGAGATGGTAGTAGAAAAACTGTCAGTGATAAGAATCAAGCATTATCTGTGAAAAATCTTATCCGCTCGATTGAAGAGCAAGTGAAAAGTGGTCGCTCATCTATACATTCTAGTTCATGCAGTTCACGTAGAAACTCAGACCCTGAATCGTCTTTAGTAGGTATCCATGATTTACATGAGATTATGAAATCCCCGTCCTCTCCTGTTGGAGAGCCAGGACTTTTGTCTCCAGATGGCGGAACTCCTCTCCGCTGCGTACTCCGACACCCAGGTGACCGCCCATCTCCACTCCAGAGACACTCCATGGGCGGAGTCCCGTATGATCCACCCAACTCACCGGGGGAGTCGCCCAAATCTGCCCCGCCCATTTCTAGAAATGACACTCCCACTTCTTTAACATCTATCCTGTCCACAAGGACACCATCCAGAAGAAGCAGTGGTGTTAG TGTTGATGACCGCAAAGAGGGGCCGAAACAGGACCCACTGTCTCGTCTGGCGAAGGCGTTCAAGGGATCTCGTCGTAACGCACTGCTCAAGTGGTGCCAACAGAAGACAATCACCTACAGT AATGTGGACATCACAAACTTCAGCAGTAGTTGGAACGACGGCCTAGCCTTCTGTGCCTTGATTCACACTTACCTGCCAGATAAAATACCCTACGGGGAACTCAACTCCGATGACAAG